Proteins from one methanogenic archaeon mixed culture ISO4-G1 genomic window:
- a CDS encoding methanogeneis marker protein 5 gives MKIFIDPPNSLVLFDLVERFGHEPLSTMAAIQERVDNLEVDMPPMNVTLDDVVKGLKYAGIEVPSGVRGRLALWGPLIEQAEAAIVMEDCPYSFGCVGCERSNLMIKYLIHRKGIPVLNVKYPETDEDAVNFVAQAKEWMEGLN, from the coding sequence ATGAAGATCTTCATAGATCCCCCAAACAGCCTGGTCCTGTTCGACCTGGTCGAGAGGTTCGGGCACGAGCCGCTGAGCACGATGGCGGCCATACAGGAGAGAGTGGACAACTTGGAGGTCGACATGCCTCCCATGAACGTGACATTGGACGATGTCGTTAAAGGATTGAAATATGCAGGTATCGAGGTCCCCTCCGGAGTGAGGGGAAGGCTGGCGCTCTGGGGTCCGCTCATAGAGCAGGCCGAGGCAGCCATCGTCATGGAGGACTGCCCCTACAGCTTCGGATGCGTCGGATGCGAGAGGTCCAACCTCATGATCAAGTACCTGATCCACAGGAAAGGCATACCAGTTCTCAACGTGAAGTATCCCGAGACTGACGAGGATGCGGTCAACTTCGTCGCCCAGGCGAAGGAATGGATGGAGGGATTGAATTGA
- a CDS encoding methyl-coenzyme M reductase C subunit McrC: MKQKMGRHLSFVECRESMGLGAGGGLAARATLSESGRDVIAIAMGPSRRHITKPVCEITYALREEGIDTSVMVVNAGSGVPADAPDMTTGSYFGLDPIEVERIQQFKVALIHLGNVRMHIVYKARLILRNVDIPAIIVAQCPVDYEDFAAVGIKTKHVMPPDDKIDTKGTIVEIVNGVVRGVTCSQDKLDEIVSKVQSMLPERD, encoded by the coding sequence GTGAAGCAGAAGATGGGAAGACATCTCAGCTTCGTGGAATGCAGGGAGTCCATGGGTCTCGGCGCGGGCGGAGGCCTGGCTGCCAGGGCGACCCTCTCCGAGTCGGGGAGGGACGTGATCGCGATAGCGATGGGACCCAGCAGGAGGCACATCACCAAGCCGGTGTGCGAGATCACATACGCCCTCCGCGAGGAAGGCATAGACACCAGCGTCATGGTCGTCAACGCCGGTTCGGGGGTACCCGCCGACGCTCCGGACATGACCACAGGGAGCTATTTCGGACTGGACCCCATCGAGGTCGAGAGGATCCAGCAGTTCAAGGTCGCCCTGATCCATTTGGGGAACGTAAGGATGCACATCGTCTACAAGGCGAGGCTGATCCTCAGGAACGTGGACATCCCGGCGATCATCGTCGCCCAGTGCCCCGTGGATTACGAGGATTTCGCCGCGGTGGGCATCAAGACAAAGCACGTCATGCCCCCGGACGACAAGATCGACACCAAGGGTACGATCGTGGAGATCGTGAACGGGGTCGTGAGGGGAGTAACATGTTCACAGGACAAGCTGGACGAGATCGTCTCCAAGGTGCAGTCCATGCTGCCGGAGCGTGATTGA
- a CDS encoding methylcobalamin:coenzyme M methyltransferase → MAMSPRERVLAALKKESLDRPPVAVFTQSATVAQMDAVGAAWPEAHKNADLMAKLAAAQADYNGSEGVRAGFCLTAEAEALGATVAVDKKDAAPMIKGHNLHFDCMGGEYSDLSTLIAPEDFIKTGRPAVVIEAVKKLVKSHGENYPVVAGNTGVITLAGQLVSAENVIFGILMAPDKVHEWLNFFTPYVKAYTEALWEAGADAVQCSEPTGSTDMLAPDMFNDFVGQYINRALAPKADKYSILHICGNTEPILEMMVGTGVTGISIEEKVDPKVACSRVGGKTVLVGNVGSVMPLFQGTPEQVREGALASANAGFNIISSGCGIAPGTPNENFNAMVQAIKSL, encoded by the coding sequence ATGGCAATGTCACCTAGAGAAAGAGTTCTTGCTGCATTGAAAAAGGAGTCCCTCGACAGGCCTCCAGTTGCAGTATTCACACAGTCAGCTACAGTCGCACAGATGGATGCAGTCGGAGCCGCATGGCCCGAAGCCCACAAAAACGCCGACCTCATGGCAAAGCTGGCAGCCGCTCAGGCGGACTACAACGGAAGCGAGGGTGTCAGGGCAGGATTCTGTCTGACAGCCGAGGCAGAGGCTCTCGGAGCAACCGTCGCCGTCGACAAGAAGGACGCAGCACCCATGATCAAGGGACACAACCTCCACTTCGACTGCATGGGCGGAGAGTACAGCGATCTGTCCACCCTCATCGCACCCGAGGACTTCATCAAGACCGGAAGGCCCGCAGTCGTCATCGAGGCCGTCAAGAAGCTCGTCAAGAGCCACGGAGAGAACTACCCCGTAGTCGCAGGAAACACCGGAGTCATCACACTCGCCGGACAGCTTGTCAGCGCAGAGAACGTCATCTTCGGAATCCTCATGGCCCCCGACAAGGTCCACGAGTGGCTGAACTTCTTCACACCCTACGTCAAGGCATACACCGAGGCCCTGTGGGAGGCTGGAGCGGACGCAGTCCAGTGTTCCGAGCCTACCGGATCCACCGACATGCTCGCACCCGACATGTTCAACGACTTCGTCGGACAGTACATCAACAGGGCACTGGCACCCAAGGCGGACAAGTACTCAATCCTGCACATCTGCGGAAACACCGAGCCCATCCTCGAGATGATGGTCGGTACCGGTGTCACCGGAATCTCCATCGAGGAGAAGGTCGACCCCAAGGTCGCATGCAGCAGGGTCGGAGGAAAGACCGTCCTCGTCGGAAACGTCGGATCGGTTATGCCTCTGTTCCAGGGAACACCCGAGCAGGTCAGGGAGGGAGCGCTCGCATCCGCCAACGCAGGATTCAACATCATCTCCTCTGGATGCGGTATCGCACCCGGAACCCCCAACGAGAACTTCAACGCGATGGTCCAGGCCATCAAGTCCCTCTGA
- a CDS encoding methyl-coenzyme M reductase gamma subunit McrG encodes MIIGVNKMAYKRQFYPGSSTPAKNRRRYMDPKVKLKKLRDVPMDDVIRIMGHRNPGEDYKSIHPPIEEGKEPECPIRKLVVPIEGAKKGDRIRYIQFTDSVYFAPISPYQRAWMYLSRYRGVDTGTLSGRQIIEVRERNLEVMAKEMIDNETFDPALTGIRGATVHGHACRLDENGLMFDGWQRYIWDAKKKEVVYVKDQVALPLDRKISVGKPATQADLKKRTTIFRADGVDMRDDKEVTMYGLRIHKLRTLGGYQPWAFKE; translated from the coding sequence ATGATTATAGGAGTGAATAAAATGGCATACAAGAGACAGTTCTATCCCGGTAGCTCAACACCTGCCAAGAACAGGCGCAGATACATGGATCCGAAAGTCAAACTCAAGAAGCTCCGTGACGTTCCTATGGACGATGTCATCAGGATCATGGGACACAGGAACCCCGGAGAGGACTACAAGTCCATCCACCCCCCAATAGAGGAGGGCAAGGAGCCGGAGTGCCCGATCAGGAAGCTCGTCGTCCCCATCGAGGGAGCAAAGAAGGGTGACCGTATCAGGTACATCCAGTTCACAGATTCAGTCTACTTCGCACCCATCTCCCCCTACCAGAGGGCATGGATGTACCTCTCCAGGTACAGAGGAGTCGACACCGGAACACTTTCCGGAAGGCAGATTATCGAGGTCCGTGAGAGGAACCTCGAGGTAATGGCAAAAGAAATGATCGACAACGAGACCTTTGACCCCGCCCTTACAGGAATCAGGGGAGCAACCGTCCACGGACACGCATGCCGTCTCGACGAGAACGGACTGATGTTCGACGGATGGCAGAGGTACATCTGGGACGCAAAGAAGAAGGAAGTCGTCTACGTCAAGGACCAGGTCGCACTGCCCCTCGACAGGAAGATCTCCGTCGGAAAGCCCGCAACCCAGGCCGATCTCAAGAAGAGGACAACAATCTTCAGAGCAGACGGCGTCGACATGAGAGACGACAAGGAAGTAACAATGTACGGTCTCAGGATCCACAAGCTGAGGACACTCGGCGGTTACCAGCCTTGGGCATTTAAGGAGTGA
- a CDS encoding methanogeneis marker protein 6 codes for MSEERETRLFMISPRSMLTPDQLVRMVHSFGEGPLVKETCYGCLVEAPREQVLEILAKVREQYPNEVFSKIRAYRCSDPRRCRAQHGTRPGYAQLEEEWELLSKIQYGLEQVEKGARYSPKEDKKRLDVNEFKKICEVQ; via the coding sequence ATGAGCGAGGAGAGGGAGACGAGGCTGTTCATGATTTCACCGAGGTCCATGCTCACGCCGGACCAGCTGGTCCGCATGGTGCATTCCTTCGGGGAGGGACCGCTCGTCAAGGAGACATGCTACGGATGCCTCGTGGAGGCGCCCAGGGAGCAGGTGCTTGAGATACTGGCCAAGGTCAGGGAGCAATATCCCAACGAGGTTTTCTCGAAGATCAGGGCATACAGGTGCAGCGACCCCAGGAGATGCCGTGCGCAGCACGGAACGAGACCCGGATACGCCCAGCTGGAGGAGGAGTGGGAGCTCCTCTCGAAGATCCAGTACGGACTGGAGCAGGTGGAGAAGGGAGCAAGGTACAGTCCCAAGGAGGACAAGAAACGTCTTGACGTAAACGAATTCAAGAAGATATGCGAGGTGCAGTGA
- a CDS encoding methyl-coenzyme M reductase beta subunit McrB, with translation MPKYEDVIDLYDDNGKRLAKDVPLEAISPLRNAAIKKIVSLTKRTIAVDLAGIEKVLKTGAVAGAMIKGKEIDIPLVKNAAKIAKIVKEKIQVYDGDGTEVIVKGNRLVAIVPEARMEAGIEYTTGFTAVAAATTEAIIDEFKIPMYEANMVKAAVWGRYPQTITFQGANVKSILEVPQNNEGAGFALRNIMANHVVALVNRNAMQGTALSAIFEQCGSYEMGDLIGNFERGGLLALAYEGLNANNMLYTLVKKNGKTGTVGTVIESLMDRAIADGVIKVKETLPSGYKVYTTKDLPLWNAYAATGMVAAVMVNIGAARAAQGVPGTVLYYNDLLEHESGLPGVDYGRAEGVGVGMSFFSHSIYGGGGPGLFHGNHVVTRHAKGVLIPAVTAANCLDGGTQTFSAEATSGLFKEVFGDVEEFARPMQCVAAEAKKVKKKL, from the coding sequence ATGCCAAAATACGAGGACGTAATCGACTTGTATGACGACAACGGAAAGCGCCTTGCAAAAGACGTACCGTTGGAAGCAATCAGTCCATTGCGCAACGCAGCGATCAAGAAGATCGTGTCTCTGACAAAGAGGACAATCGCAGTCGACCTCGCTGGAATTGAGAAAGTTCTCAAGACCGGTGCAGTAGCAGGCGCGATGATCAAAGGAAAAGAGATCGACATCCCGCTCGTCAAGAACGCAGCGAAGATCGCTAAAATCGTAAAAGAGAAGATCCAGGTCTATGACGGCGATGGCACAGAGGTCATCGTCAAGGGCAACAGGCTCGTCGCCATTGTACCTGAGGCAAGGATGGAGGCTGGAATCGAGTACACAACAGGATTCACAGCCGTCGCGGCAGCCACCACAGAGGCCATCATCGATGAGTTCAAGATTCCGATGTACGAGGCCAACATGGTCAAGGCAGCCGTTTGGGGAAGATACCCCCAGACAATCACATTCCAGGGCGCAAACGTCAAGTCGATCCTCGAGGTTCCCCAGAACAACGAGGGTGCTGGATTCGCACTCAGGAACATCATGGCAAACCACGTCGTAGCTCTCGTCAACAGGAACGCAATGCAGGGAACAGCCCTGTCTGCAATCTTCGAGCAGTGCGGATCCTACGAGATGGGTGACCTGATCGGAAACTTCGAGAGGGGCGGACTCCTGGCTCTGGCATACGAGGGTCTCAACGCCAACAACATGCTCTACACACTGGTCAAGAAGAACGGAAAGACCGGAACAGTCGGAACCGTTATCGAGTCCCTTATGGACAGGGCCATTGCAGACGGCGTCATCAAAGTGAAGGAGACACTCCCCAGCGGATACAAAGTCTACACAACCAAGGACCTCCCCCTGTGGAACGCATACGCAGCCACCGGAATGGTCGCAGCAGTCATGGTGAACATCGGAGCAGCAAGGGCAGCACAGGGAGTTCCCGGAACCGTCCTGTACTACAACGACCTGCTCGAGCACGAGTCCGGACTCCCCGGTGTCGACTACGGTCGTGCAGAAGGAGTCGGAGTCGGTATGTCATTCTTCTCTCACTCCATCTACGGAGGAGGAGGACCTGGTCTGTTCCACGGTAACCACGTCGTAACCAGGCACGCAAAGGGAGTTCTCATCCCTGCAGTCACAGCAGCCAACTGTCTCGATGGAGGAACCCAGACTTTCTCCGCAGAGGCCACATCCGGTCTCTTCAAGGAAGTCTTCGGAGACGTCGAGGAGTTCGCCAGGCCCATGCAGTGCGTCGCTGCAGAGGCAAAGAAGGTGAAGAAGAAACTGTGA
- a CDS encoding methyl-coenzyme M reductase alpha subunit McrA yields the protein MDACKKKFKEDPTDISTKYYCFGGWKQSKSKVEFQKTAEAIAKKRGIPMLNEDIGVPLGQRSWMPYQLSHTDIYAEADDLHCVNNTAIQQAWDDIRRTVLVGLDSPHQTIERRLGKEVTPETINAYLETVNHTMPGGAVVQEHMAEINPALAYDSYVKVFSGDDELIDEIDKRFVIDINKLFPKDQAKQLKAAIGKTLMQAVRVPTIVGRIMDGATTSRHAAMQISMAFISSYKLAAGEAAIADFAYSAKHLSINMGTMMPARRARGPNEPGGIPFGFMADMVQSDRVNPDDPGRAALEAVALGAAVFDQVYLGGYMSGGVGFTQYATAAYTDNILEDYVYYAIDQIKSKYGGLCKLDPKDLDKLMKLGDDINSYALEMYERYPAIMEVHFGGSQRATVAAASTGIAGSMATGVADCGLNCWYLSMLQHKERTGRLGFYGFDLQDQCGSANSFAYRSDEGLPAEVRGPNYPNYAMNVGHLSGYTGIPKAAHAARGDAWTANPYIRVAFADPSLVFDFANVTKEIGRGALREFQPAGERSAVIKG from the coding sequence ATGGATGCATGTAAGAAGAAGTTCAAAGAGGACCCCACTGACATCTCCACCAAATACTACTGCTTTGGCGGATGGAAACAGTCCAAGTCCAAAGTCGAGTTCCAGAAGACAGCAGAGGCAATCGCCAAGAAGCGTGGAATCCCCATGCTCAATGAGGACATCGGAGTTCCCCTCGGACAGAGGTCCTGGATGCCCTACCAGCTGAGCCACACCGACATCTACGCAGAGGCCGATGACCTGCACTGTGTCAACAACACAGCCATCCAGCAGGCATGGGACGACATCAGGAGGACAGTCCTCGTCGGACTCGACTCCCCTCACCAGACCATCGAGAGAAGGCTTGGAAAGGAGGTCACCCCTGAGACGATCAACGCCTACCTCGAGACAGTCAACCACACCATGCCTGGAGGAGCAGTCGTTCAGGAGCACATGGCCGAGATCAACCCCGCACTCGCATACGACTCGTACGTCAAGGTCTTCTCCGGAGACGACGAGCTCATCGACGAGATCGACAAGAGGTTCGTCATCGATATCAACAAGCTCTTCCCCAAGGACCAGGCAAAGCAGCTGAAGGCAGCCATCGGAAAGACCCTGATGCAGGCCGTCCGTGTCCCCACAATCGTCGGAAGGATCATGGATGGAGCAACCACATCCAGGCACGCAGCAATGCAGATCTCCATGGCTTTCATCTCCTCCTACAAACTCGCAGCAGGAGAGGCAGCCATCGCTGACTTCGCATACTCCGCAAAGCACCTGTCGATCAACATGGGAACCATGATGCCCGCAAGGCGTGCAAGGGGACCCAACGAGCCCGGAGGAATCCCCTTCGGATTCATGGCAGATATGGTCCAGTCCGACCGTGTCAACCCTGACGACCCCGGACGCGCAGCACTCGAGGCAGTCGCCCTCGGAGCAGCAGTGTTCGACCAGGTCTACCTTGGTGGATACATGTCCGGAGGAGTCGGATTCACACAGTACGCTACCGCAGCATACACCGACAACATCCTCGAGGACTACGTCTACTACGCCATCGACCAGATCAAGTCCAAGTACGGCGGCCTGTGCAAACTCGACCCCAAGGACCTTGACAAGCTCATGAAGCTCGGTGACGACATCAACTCGTACGCTCTCGAGATGTACGAGAGGTACCCCGCAATCATGGAGGTCCACTTCGGTGGATCCCAGAGGGCAACCGTCGCCGCAGCATCCACCGGTATCGCTGGATCCATGGCAACCGGAGTAGCTGACTGCGGACTGAACTGCTGGTACCTGTCCATGCTCCAGCACAAGGAGAGGACCGGAAGGCTCGGATTCTACGGATTCGACCTGCAGGACCAGTGTGGTTCAGCCAACTCCTTCGCATACAGGTCCGATGAGGGTCTGCCTGCAGAGGTACGTGGACCTAACTACCCCAACTACGCAATGAACGTCGGACACCTTTCCGGATACACCGGTATCCCCAAGGCCGCACACGCAGCCCGCGGAGATGCCTGGACCGCCAACCCCTACATCCGTGTCGCATTCGCAGACCCCTCACTGGTCTTCGACTTCGCCAACGTGACCAAGGAGATCGGCCGTGGAGCCCTCAGGGAGTTCCAGCCTGCCGGAGAGAGATCCGCAGTCATCAAGGGATGA
- a CDS encoding methyl-coenzyme M reductase D subunit McrD, with amino-acid sequence MVSNPPADYAGVPLPEVAVVTNRLLSADNTEVILNKLEDIKGIRQINMTGESIPKTINSGPAKGLPNNHSERKVIHVKGREVELRYIVGGFYIELEVYTEEELDAKLEEIKAVFDECVEYGYVLNVGRYSKYKPTLHDYRSE; translated from the coding sequence ATGGTATCTAACCCACCAGCAGATTACGCAGGCGTTCCGCTTCCGGAAGTAGCCGTCGTCACGAACCGCTTACTCAGCGCGGATAACACCGAGGTCATCCTGAACAAGCTCGAGGACATCAAGGGTATCAGGCAGATCAACATGACCGGGGAGAGTATCCCGAAGACCATCAACAGCGGTCCCGCGAAAGGACTTCCCAACAACCATTCGGAACGCAAGGTCATCCACGTCAAGGGACGTGAGGTCGAGCTCCGCTACATCGTAGGCGGATTCTACATCGAGCTCGAGGTCTACACGGAGGAGGAGCTGGATGCGAAGCTGGAGGAGATCAAGGCCGTCTTCGACGAATGTGTCGAGTACGGATACGTTCTCAACGTAGGTAGATACTCGAAATACAAGCCCACACTTCATGATTATAGGAGTGAATAA
- a CDS encoding methanogeneis marker protein 3, with the protein MKVIVNGREKTLKSGATLKTAISGEPYIKDTLIAVHLSQEKLVKETSDFEIVTSKGTIVMHLNDSPEASEWKSNYISQMNGITARWVTHNIAAFGSFPTDLKVDRSENGYRMYDCFLSLGGFDNSTTYLMVARDNHRGSYGAGRAVIGRITVGRHLIPLFKEGDTIQEVRPMMSEISTENVIVTKDLSYPLEDGYVIETAVSIDLDHKSPKSAEHILVLSSDGYMRATDVTGSYIACSEDLDVEIPQEDNGVRDRGIVAIRNTGVGTGRLYILRDRRQQSVSHNIAGNVTNGQAIVEYAKKDDIFTIRTNPPRMLAVGMTQKAGEEFLRAAGIESTRTGDTSDDAIIVEQTPEETLIALQEKKVELKGAPKDKVFKIKLLNHEDPRSVHYFRKVTGLSHKPIGSLTVQFTFEGLPMVTFYGDEMRGKDIVPLDPFKKVKRGDIGITNQARPQHGLIGIRLQDSKEYGPTGEEPYGTNIIGRFEDDLDVLMKDLNDDDVVYVREVEL; encoded by the coding sequence ATGAAGGTCATCGTCAACGGCAGGGAGAAGACGCTGAAGAGCGGTGCGACGCTGAAGACAGCGATCTCCGGGGAGCCTTACATCAAGGACACGCTCATCGCGGTGCATCTCTCGCAGGAGAAGCTGGTCAAGGAGACCAGCGATTTCGAGATCGTCACCAGCAAGGGCACCATCGTGATGCATCTCAACGATTCGCCCGAGGCTTCCGAATGGAAGTCCAATTACATTTCCCAAATGAACGGGATCACGGCCAGATGGGTCACCCACAACATCGCGGCGTTCGGTTCCTTCCCTACCGACCTGAAGGTGGACAGGAGCGAGAACGGCTACAGGATGTACGACTGCTTCCTGTCGCTGGGAGGATTCGACAACTCCACCACGTACCTCATGGTCGCCAGGGACAACCACAGGGGCTCCTACGGCGCCGGCAGGGCCGTGATCGGAAGGATCACGGTCGGAAGGCACCTGATCCCGCTATTCAAGGAAGGCGACACCATCCAGGAGGTGCGTCCGATGATGTCGGAGATCAGCACCGAGAACGTCATAGTCACAAAGGACCTGTCCTACCCGCTGGAGGACGGTTACGTCATCGAGACGGCGGTATCCATAGATCTGGATCACAAGTCCCCCAAGTCCGCCGAGCACATACTGGTGCTCTCGTCGGACGGATACATGAGGGCCACGGACGTCACCGGCAGCTACATCGCATGCTCCGAGGACCTGGATGTGGAGATCCCCCAGGAGGACAACGGCGTCAGGGACAGGGGAATCGTCGCCATAAGGAACACAGGCGTCGGTACCGGAAGGCTGTACATCCTCAGGGACCGCAGGCAGCAGTCCGTGTCGCACAACATCGCCGGTAACGTCACCAACGGCCAGGCGATCGTCGAGTACGCGAAGAAGGACGACATCTTCACCATAAGGACCAATCCTCCCAGGATGCTCGCCGTCGGAATGACGCAGAAGGCCGGGGAGGAGTTCCTCAGGGCCGCAGGCATAGAGAGCACCAGGACGGGGGACACCTCCGACGATGCGATCATCGTGGAGCAGACCCCAGAGGAGACACTCATCGCCCTCCAGGAGAAGAAGGTGGAGCTGAAGGGGGCCCCGAAGGACAAGGTGTTCAAGATCAAGCTCCTGAATCACGAGGATCCCAGGAGCGTCCACTACTTCAGGAAGGTCACCGGACTCAGCCACAAGCCCATCGGTTCCCTCACAGTGCAGTTCACGTTCGAGGGCCTTCCGATGGTCACATTCTACGGCGACGAGATGAGGGGCAAGGACATCGTCCCGCTGGACCCGTTCAAGAAGGTCAAGCGCGGCGATATAGGGATAACAAACCAGGCCAGACCGCAGCACGGTCTGATCGGTATCAGGCTGCAGGACAGCAAGGAGTACGGGCCCACCGGAGAGGAGCCGTACGGTACAAACATCATAGGCAGGTTCGAGGACGACCTCGACGTGCTGATGAAGGATCTCAACGACGACGATGTCGTCTATGTAAGGGAGGTCGAGCTATGA
- a CDS encoding metallophosphoesterase, producing the protein MRTKEILPGVTITSDRCLILSEGPTVVIGDLHLGYERALEQEGMYLPRINTDSIREDLNNIISRYEPERFVLLGDIKHDFRHAGFEEKREVRRIFTLLTEAAQVVAIKGNHDNYLQNIISDLGLIAVDHIDIMGFRLEHGHEDSGKRPVIIGHEHPSVRIPGSVGGGLKIQCFVHAEKEGVIVLPPFSPFASGNDLVLDKECIMAPALKSSDYANARLYGVTDMGLMDLGTLSGISDVSI; encoded by the coding sequence ATGAGGACCAAGGAGATACTGCCCGGAGTTACCATCACCAGCGACAGGTGTCTCATCCTCTCCGAAGGCCCCACCGTCGTCATCGGCGACCTGCATCTGGGTTACGAGCGCGCACTGGAGCAGGAGGGGATGTACCTCCCGAGGATCAACACCGACTCCATCCGCGAGGACCTCAACAACATCATCTCCAGATACGAGCCGGAGAGGTTCGTCCTCCTGGGGGACATCAAGCACGATTTCAGGCATGCCGGGTTCGAGGAGAAGAGGGAGGTCCGCAGGATATTCACCCTTCTGACCGAGGCCGCCCAGGTGGTGGCGATCAAGGGGAACCACGACAACTACCTTCAGAACATCATCTCCGACCTCGGACTGATCGCGGTGGACCACATCGACATCATGGGATTCCGCCTGGAGCACGGCCACGAGGATTCCGGGAAGAGGCCGGTGATCATCGGTCACGAGCACCCGTCCGTCAGGATCCCGGGGAGCGTGGGAGGCGGGCTGAAGATCCAGTGCTTCGTCCATGCGGAGAAGGAGGGAGTGATAGTGCTGCCCCCGTTCAGCCCCTTCGCGTCGGGGAACGACCTGGTCCTGGACAAGGAGTGCATAATGGCCCCCGCGCTGAAATCGTCTGACTACGCCAACGCCCGCCTGTACGGCGTCACCGACATGGGCCTGATGGACCTGGGAACGCTGTCGGGGATATCCGACGTGTCGATATGA
- a CDS encoding methyl coenzyme M reductase system component A2 AtwA → MELLVIENVTKSFEGRVVLNNVSAKLTTGKILGLIGKSAAGKSVLIHILRGNDDYKPDSGRVIYNLNKCKKCNNLDLPRKGEKCTRCGGATDTLSVDFWSLKQDDPLRQNIKGRISIMLQRTFALFGDMTVIENVMEAIPEDIKGDDRITRAIDMLKLVDMTHRTTHIARDLSGGEKQRVVMARQLAKEPLFFLADEPTGTLDPTTAETVHKGLIDYVKNNGIAMVFASHWPEAIERMADEAMLVDAGEVKMQGSPKEIAEAFMKDYHFEKSAHGQLGEPLITLKDAEKHFFSVVRGVVKAVDGVTFDIKEREIFALVGYSGAGKTTTSRMIAGMSPATGGEVKVRIGEDWVNMSEEGFMGKGRATPYIGFLHQEYTLYPFDTVLQNLSTCIGMKMPAELAKVKAIQVLISVGFPKQDIEKILYSYPDSLSVGECQRIAFAQVLIKEPRIIILDEPTGTMDPITKTIIAKSVIRARDTLGETFVVVSHDMDFVLNCCDRAAFMKNGKVLAIGDPKEILESFEKEPVPEGE, encoded by the coding sequence ATGGAACTGCTGGTTATCGAGAACGTGACCAAGTCCTTCGAGGGACGCGTGGTTCTCAACAACGTCAGTGCGAAGCTGACGACCGGTAAGATTCTGGGACTGATCGGAAAGAGCGCGGCAGGAAAGAGCGTCCTTATCCACATACTGAGGGGTAACGACGACTACAAGCCCGACTCCGGACGCGTCATCTACAATCTGAACAAGTGCAAGAAATGCAACAACCTGGACCTCCCCAGAAAGGGCGAGAAGTGCACCAGGTGCGGCGGAGCGACGGACACGCTCTCGGTCGACTTCTGGTCCCTGAAGCAGGACGACCCGCTCAGGCAGAACATCAAGGGCCGCATCTCCATCATGCTGCAGAGGACATTCGCGCTTTTCGGAGACATGACCGTCATCGAGAACGTCATGGAGGCGATCCCCGAGGACATCAAGGGCGACGACCGTATCACCCGTGCCATCGACATGCTCAAGCTCGTGGACATGACCCACAGGACGACCCACATCGCAAGGGACCTCTCCGGAGGAGAGAAGCAGCGTGTGGTCATGGCCAGGCAGCTCGCCAAAGAGCCCCTTTTCTTCCTGGCGGACGAACCGACGGGAACATTGGACCCCACAACCGCGGAGACGGTGCACAAGGGTCTCATCGATTACGTCAAGAACAACGGTATCGCGATGGTGTTCGCATCCCACTGGCCCGAGGCCATCGAGAGGATGGCGGACGAGGCCATGCTCGTGGATGCCGGAGAGGTCAAGATGCAGGGATCCCCCAAGGAGATCGCCGAGGCGTTCATGAAGGACTACCACTTCGAGAAGTCCGCCCACGGCCAGCTCGGAGAGCCGCTCATCACGCTCAAGGACGCCGAGAAGCACTTCTTCTCCGTCGTCAGGGGAGTCGTGAAGGCGGTCGACGGGGTCACATTCGACATCAAGGAGAGGGAGATCTTCGCACTGGTGGGCTATTCAGGAGCCGGAAAGACCACCACATCCCGTATGATCGCAGGAATGTCCCCCGCCACCGGCGGAGAGGTCAAGGTCAGAATCGGAGAGGACTGGGTCAACATGTCCGAGGAAGGATTCATGGGCAAGGGAAGGGCGACCCCGTACATCGGGTTCCTCCACCAGGAGTACACCCTGTATCCCTTCGACACCGTCCTGCAGAACCTGAGCACATGCATTGGTATGAAGATGCCCGCCGAACTTGCCAAGGTCAAGGCCATCCAGGTGCTCATCAGCGTCGGATTCCCCAAGCAGGACATCGAGAAGATCCTGTACTCGTATCCGGATTCCCTTTCGGTGGGAGAGTGTCAGAGGATCGCCTTCGCGCAGGTCCTCATCAAGGAGCCCCGCATCATCATACTGGACGAGCCTACCGGTACGATGGACCCAATCACGAAGACCATCATCGCCAAATCGGTGATCAGGGCCAGGGACACGCTGGGAGAGACGTTCGTCGTCGTGAGCCACGACATGGACTTCGTCCTCAACTGCTGCGACCGCGCCGCCTTCATGAAGAACGGCAAGGTCTTGGCCATCGGCGACCCCAAGGAGATCCTGGAATCATTCGAGAAGGAGCCAGTACCAGAAGGTGAATGA